In one Rhodohalobacter sp. 614A genomic region, the following are encoded:
- the cas1b gene encoding type I-B CRISPR-associated endonuclease Cas1b, producing MKRPYYIFTSGKLMRKQNTLFFLPYKKEEELLEATGGDKEDDFDEWELITEAGKFKKDFDSLNKRVIPVDDVDSLMIFSEINFNARLLRFLAKNNIPAHLFNYYGYYSGSYYPREYLLSGFLLVNQVDHYKSRVKRMRLALQLVLGAGYNMLRNLKYYNGRAGDLEMYISRIEKHMNEVPLAEDIQQLMGLEGNIRQTYYAAFSTILGEKYDFEKRVKNPPDNAVNALISFGNAMVYTTCLTEIYRTQLSPLISYLHEPGDRRYSLALDLAEIFKPLLADRVIFTCLNQGRIKHSDFEEDLNFCHLSKKGRQTFVKAFEEKLQTTIMHRTLNRKVSYRRLIRLECYKLVKHITDAEAYEPFKAWW from the coding sequence AGGAACTGCTTGAGGCCACCGGCGGGGATAAAGAGGATGATTTTGACGAATGGGAACTTATCACAGAAGCCGGGAAGTTCAAAAAAGATTTTGATTCGCTCAATAAACGGGTGATTCCTGTTGATGATGTGGACTCGCTTATGATATTCAGCGAAATAAATTTTAATGCGCGCTTGTTACGTTTTCTTGCCAAAAACAATATTCCTGCTCACCTGTTCAATTATTACGGCTATTACAGCGGCAGCTATTATCCCAGGGAATATTTACTTAGCGGTTTTTTGCTGGTGAACCAGGTAGATCACTATAAAAGCCGGGTAAAACGCATGAGGCTGGCGCTGCAACTGGTTTTAGGGGCAGGGTATAACATGCTGCGTAATCTGAAATATTATAACGGACGGGCAGGGGATCTTGAAATGTATATTTCCCGCATCGAAAAACACATGAATGAAGTTCCCCTTGCAGAAGATATTCAACAGCTTATGGGGTTAGAAGGGAACATCCGCCAAACTTATTACGCTGCTTTCTCTACCATTTTGGGAGAAAAATATGACTTTGAAAAACGGGTTAAAAATCCCCCGGATAATGCTGTAAATGCCTTAATTTCATTTGGGAATGCCATGGTATATACCACCTGCCTTACAGAAATATACAGGACTCAATTATCCCCGCTGATCTCTTATTTGCATGAACCCGGAGACCGGCGTTATTCACTGGCTTTAGATCTTGCTGAAATATTTAAACCATTACTGGCCGACCGGGTGATTTTCACATGTCTGAACCAGGGCCGTATCAAACATTCGGATTTTGAGGAAGATCTTAATTTTTGCCATTTGAGTAAAAAGGGGAGACAAACATTTGTAAAAGCTTTTGAAGAGAAACTTCAAACCACCATTATGCATCGAACATTAAACCGAAAGGTTTCGTACCGGAGGCTAATACGTCTGGAATGCTACAAACTGGTAAAACATATTACCGATGCAGAGGCTTATGAGCCGTTTAAAGCGTGGTGGTGA